In the Gossypium raimondii isolate GPD5lz chromosome 9, ASM2569854v1, whole genome shotgun sequence genome, one interval contains:
- the LOC105800274 gene encoding uncharacterized protein LOC105800274, translating into MGTRSNFYKNPSLSYKKDLSLSSALQNLKAYNIATGNAPPLVEEKSQVDDKSACRKRSREREPLSQLPHRSREIEDNDGPMSHHDYILKRRREVSSSQGYDELSADILQASNSSVNLVDYESDGSASSNDKETQDPPDSGDANEVDRVKSRSEQRFPLPGEPVCVVCGRYGEYICDKTDDDICSMECKSALLQSLQITEKSMSNRNPSHSSSDLTSISHLPELAEDTWDYNNHRWSQRGSSLCSYKCWKCKRPGHLADDCLVTTPEQAVSKQSKPVARDLLELYRRCHRIGENLSHASCNACRGSIGLATCLDCSTVVCDNEGHLNEHIHTHPSHKQYYSHKLKRLVKCCKSTCEVTDINDLLICHYCFDKAFDKFYDMYTATWKGAGLSMIGGSICCEDHFAWHRMNCLNADIEDRAYIIGRNTGKGKHVQLSDFIF; encoded by the exons atggGAACGAGATCGAATTTCTACAAGAATCCTTCCCTCTCTTACAAGAAAGATTTAAGTCTCTCATCTGCTCTCCAAAACCTAAAAG CTTATAATATCGCCACCGGCAATGCTCCTCCTCTGGTCGAAGAAAAATCTCAAGTCGACGATAAAAGCGCGTGCAGGAAACGCTCGAGAGAGCGTGAGCCATTGTCACAGCTGCCTCATCGTAGCCGTGAAATTGAAGACAATGATGGACCTATGTCTCATCATGATTACATTCTAAAAAGAAG GAGAGAAGTTAGTTCATCTCAGGGTTACGACGAACTGAGTGCcgatattttg CAAGCTTCGAATTCGAGTGTAAATTTGGTAGACTATGAAA GTGATGGAAGTGCTTCTTCCAACGATAAAGAAACTCAGGATCCTCCAGATTCTG GCGATGCAAATGAAGTAGATCGGGTTAAGAGCAGAAGTGAGCAACGATTTCCTCTTCCAGGTGAACCTGTATGTGTAGTTTGTGGTAGATATGGAGAATATATATGTGATAAG ACTGATGATGACATTTGCAGCATGGAGTGCAAATCTGCTCTTCTGCAAAGCCTTCAAATAACTGAG AAATCTATGAGCAATCGGAATCCATCTCACTCGTCATCTGATCTTACATCTATTTCTCATTTGCCTGAGCTTGCGGAGGACACTTGGGATTACAACAACCATCGCTGGTCCCAAAGGGGATCTAGTCTTTGTAGTTACAAATG TTGGAAATGCAAGAGGCCTGGACACCTTGCTGATGATTGCTTGGTCACCACACCCGAGCAG GCGGTGTCGAAGCAGAGCAAGCCTGTAGCGAGAGATCTTCTTGAACTGTACAGAAG ATGCCATCGCATAGGTGAAAACTTATCTCATGCAAGCTGTAATGCATGCCGTGGCTCAATTGGCCTAGCAACATGCCTTGATTGCAGCACTGTTGTCTGTGACAA TGAAGGTCATTTGAATGAACATATCCATACCCATCCATCCCATAAACAGTACTACTCACATAAACTCAAGCGACTG gtGAAATGCTGTAAGTCAACATGCGAGGTGACTGACATTAATGATCTTTTGATTTGCCACTACTGCTTCGATAAAGCATTTGACAAATTCTACGATATGTATACGGCAACTTG GAAAGGGGCTGGACTTTCAATGATTGGGGGTTCCATTTGTTGTGAAGATCACTTTGCTTG GCATAGGATGAACTGCTTAAATGCTGATATCGAGGACCGAGCATATATAATTGGCAGAAATACAGGGAAAGGGAAACATGTACAGCTCAGTGACTTCATTTTCTAA
- the LOC105800273 gene encoding autophagy-related protein 8f: MAKSYFKQEHDLEKRRAEAARIREKYPDRIPVIVEKAERSDIPNIDKKKYLVPADLTVGQFVYVIRKRIKLSAEKAIFIFVDNVLPPTGAIMSAIYEEKKDEDGFLYVTYSGENTFGDQISQ, from the exons ATGGCAAAGAGTTACTTCAAGCAAGAGCATGATCTTG AGAAGAGGAGGGCAGAGGCTGCTAGGATTAGGGAGAAATACCCTGATAGGATCCCG GTGATCGTGGAGAAAGCGGAGAGAAGTGATATACCGAACATAGACAAGAAGAA GTACCTTGTCCCAGCTGATTTGACTGTTGGTCAATTCGTATATGTCATCCGTAAAAGGATCAAACTCAGTGCTGAAAAGGCAATATTCATATTTGTGGACAATGTTCTCCCTCCAACTG gtGCCATTATGTCTGCCATATATGAAGAGAAAAAGGATGAAGATGGATTTCTTTATGTTACATACAGCGGGGAGAACACATTCGGGGATCAGATCTCCCAGTAG